In Eupeodes corollae chromosome 3, idEupCoro1.1, whole genome shotgun sequence, a single genomic region encodes these proteins:
- the LOC129950065 gene encoding P protein-like: MTTVLLMTPVAIRLSEVMEIDPVPVLMGIIVHANIGGAITPIGDPISIIVCSNHFISRNGVTFSKFVAHCLPGVVLTVLFSCLYMRLKFCDINSLRVREPKALKELRREIIIWQRAANSLANYSKDVDLVRETLMKKVDILKHKLKKKQAGVGSEDAYIHTLEELKAAYPIRNKTLLIQSGFTLVFVISMFFVQSVPSLQTLPLGWVALLGVVFLMIISSRNDMDAMVHRIEWTTLLFFAAMFVIMECVERLGLFVWIGNQTEDVILLVSKENRLAAAVFIILWISAMTSAVLDSIPVTAMMVKVVVSLVAKDTLGLPLQPLVWALVFGCCLGGNGTLYGASANVLSAGTAEQHGYKITFTRYLKFAFPMMIGQVAVITSYLMVAHIFYEWH, translated from the exons ATGACAACTGTTCTACTAATGACTCCTGTTGCAATAAG actaAGTGAAGTTATGGAAATCGATCCTGTGCCAGTACTAATGGGTATCATAGTTCACGCCAACATAGGCGGAGCAATAACTCCCATTGGTGATCCCATTAGCATAATAGTTTGCTCAAATCATTTTATATCAAGAAATGGAGTAACATTTTCTAAGTTTGTAGCACACTGTCTACCGGGAGTAGTTCTAACTGTTCTCTTTAGTTGTCTTTATATGAGACTTAAATTTTGTGATATTAATTCTTTGCGAGTTAGAGAACCAAAAGCCTTGAAAGAACTTCGTCGTGAAATCATTATTTGGCAGAGAGCAGCAAATTCATTGGCAAACTATTCGAAAGATGTAGATTTGGTTCGTGAGACATTGATGAAGAAAGTTGACATTTTGAAGCACAAATTGAAGAAGAAGCAAGCTGGTGTTGGATCAGAGGATGCATACATTCATACATTGGAAGAACTTAAGGCAGCC TACCCAATTCGAAACAAGACGCTGCTGATTCAATCGGGCTTCACTTTGGTCTTTGTGATTTCTATGTTCTTTGTTCAATCCGTGCCAAGTTTGCAAACTCTTCCACTGGGCTGGGTGGCGCTACTTGGTGTTGTCTTCCTGATGATAATTTCCAGTCGCAATGACATGGATGCTATGGTCCATAGAATTGAGTGGACAACGTTGCTCTTCTTTGCAGCCATGTTTGTTATCATGGAGTGTGTAGAGAGGCTTGGACTTTTTGTATGGATCGGTAATCAAACAGAGGATGTGATCCTGCTTGTGAGCAAGGAGAATCGATTAGCAGCGGCAGTTTTCATTATTCTATGGATCTCAGCGATGACTTCTGCTGTTCTTGATAGTATTCCAGTAACAGCTATGATGGTTAAGGTTGTAGTATCGCTGGTGGCAAAGGACACTTTAGGGCTTCCACTTCAACCACTTGTCTGGGCATTAGTTTTTGGATGCTGTTTAGGAG GAAATGGGACACTTTATGGAGCTTCTGCAAATGTCTTATCAGCTGGAACAGCTGAACAACATGGatacaaaattacttttacAAGATATTTGAA gTTTGCTTTCCCCATGATGATTGGACAAGTTGCAGTTATTACATCGTACTTAATGGTGGCACATATTTTTTATGAGTGGCattaa